The proteins below come from a single Candidatus Bathyarchaeota archaeon genomic window:
- a CDS encoding sugar phosphate isomerase/epimerase, whose translation MVKAKVGVSMLYCLGEPFNRMVKRLGSMDTKYIEILDDGTHDLNKARISQLREAAKSFGLTYSLHAPFADINIGAPAKPMLAASMKRLKQSLANARAIDAKMWVFHPAQRTGIGQFYPDEDFKAMCRSVEELYAEAEEYGVNMAMENLPHKYWFLMSTPAEYLRFYRETNLPIGITLDLGHAHLEGQIEPFISQLADKIVHIHASNNHGLDDEHNGVCDGTINYVSFTESLKKIGYDKTVVVESMRGVPESIARLKQLLV comes from the coding sequence ATGGTTAAAGCTAAAGTCGGCGTCTCAATGCTCTACTGTCTAGGCGAACCCTTCAACCGCATGGTCAAGCGCCTCGGCTCCATGGATACCAAGTACATCGAAATCCTCGACGACGGCACCCACGACCTAAACAAAGCCCGCATCAGCCAACTTCGGGAAGCCGCCAAATCTTTCGGCTTAACCTACTCGCTGCACGCGCCCTTTGCGGACATAAACATCGGCGCCCCCGCCAAACCCATGCTTGCCGCCTCCATGAAGCGCCTCAAGCAGTCGCTGGCAAACGCCCGTGCAATCGACGCGAAAATGTGGGTTTTCCACCCCGCACAGCGCACCGGCATCGGTCAATTCTACCCCGACGAGGACTTTAAAGCCATGTGCCGCAGCGTCGAGGAGCTCTATGCGGAGGCTGAGGAATACGGCGTTAACATGGCGATGGAGAATCTGCCGCATAAATACTGGTTTTTGATGAGCACCCCCGCGGAGTACCTGCGCTTCTATAGGGAAACTAATCTGCCCATCGGCATCACCTTGGATTTGGGGCATGCGCATCTGGAGGGACAAATCGAGCCCTTCATCAGCCAACTTGCCGACAAAATCGTGCATATCCACGCCAGCAACAACCACGGCTTAGACGACGAACACAACGGAGTCTGCGACGGCACCATCAACTACGTCTCCTTCACAGAGTCGCTAAAGAAAATCGGCTACGACAAAACCGTCGTGGTGGAGTCCATGCGGGGCGTACCCGAAAGCATAGCGCGCCTCAAGCAGCTACTGGTTTAG